The following proteins are encoded in a genomic region of Petrotoga sp. 9PWA.NaAc.5.4:
- a CDS encoding PQQ-binding-like beta-propeller repeat protein: protein LYAINPDGSLKWKYKTDDGIVSSPAIGSDGTIYVGSYDDYLYAINPDGSLKWKYKTDDGIASSPAIGSDGTIYVGSLDNYLYAINPDGSLRWKYETGSGIDLSCPAIGSDGTIYVGSFDNYLYAIKPNGSVKWRYKTEDRISSSPAIGSDGTIYVGSLDNYLYAINPDGSLQWKYKTDDGIISNPAIDSDGTIYVGSGDNYLYAINPDGSLKWKYKTDYWIISSPAIGSDGTIYVGSYDSYLYAINPDGSLKWKYKTDDWIISSPAIGSDGTIYVGSGDNYLYAIQGESEGLADTPWPKFRNNNRNTGAINVSAMTNNPPSWQRIPDQNIKVGERVSINLLNYASDPDGEQLTFEIITGKGNISGST, encoded by the coding sequence ATCTCTATGCAATAAACCCAGATGGTTCACTCAAATGGAAGTATAAGACAGACGATGGGATTGTTTCAAGCCCAGCGATAGGTAGTGATGGAACTATATATGTGGGATCATATGATGATTATCTCTATGCGATAAACCCAGATGGTTCACTCAAATGGAAGTATAAGACAGACGATGGGATTGCTTCAAGCCCAGCGATAGGCAGTGATGGAACTATATATGTGGGATCATTGGATAATTATCTCTATGCAATAAACCCAGATGGTTCACTCAGATGGAAGTATGAAACTGGCTCTGGGATTGATTTATCATGCCCAGCGATAGGCAGTGATGGAACTATATATGTGGGATCATTTGATAATTATCTCTATGCGATAAAACCAAATGGTTCAGTCAAATGGAGGTATAAGACAGAAGATAGGATTTCTTCAAGCCCAGCGATAGGCAGTGATGGAACTATATATGTGGGATCATTGGATAATTATCTCTATGCGATAAACCCAGATGGTTCACTCCAATGGAAGTATAAGACAGACGATGGGATTATTTCAAACCCAGCGATAGACAGTGATGGAACTATATATGTGGGATCAGGGGATAATTATCTCTATGCGATAAACCCAGATGGTTCACTCAAATGGAAGTATAAGACAGACTATTGGATTATTTCAAGTCCAGCGATAGGGAGTGATGGAACTATATATGTGGGATCATATGATAGTTATCTCTATGCGATAAACCCAGATGGTTCACTCAAATGGAAGTATAAGACAGACGATTGGATTATTTCAAGCCCAGCGATAGGCAGTGATGGAACTATATATGTGGGATCAGGGGATAATTATCTATATGCGATACAAGGAGAAAGTGAGGGGTTAGCAGACACACCTTGGCCGAAATTTAGAAATAACAACAGAAATACAGGTGCAATTAATGTTAGCGCTATGACTAACAATCCACCATCATGGCAAAGAATACCAGATCAAAATATAAAAGTAGGAGAAAGAGTAAGTATAAACCTATTAAATTACGCAAGTGATCCAGATGGAGAACAATTAACATTTGAAATAATCACAGGTAAGGGGAATATAAGTGGAAGTACA
- a CDS encoding PQQ-binding-like beta-propeller repeat protein has product MYSSPTIGSDGTIYVGSLDSYLYAINPDGSLKWKYKTDDGIASSPAIGSDGTIYVGSLDSYLYAINPDGSLKWKYETGSGIDFSSPAIGSDGTIYVGSRDNYLYAINPDGSVKWRYKTEDGIASSPAIGSDGTIYVGSYDSYLYAINPDGSLQWKYKTDDGIISNPAIGSDGTIYVGSGDNYLYAINPNGSLKWKYKTDYWIISSPAIGSDGTIYVGSYDSYLYAIQGESEGLADTSWPKFRKNNRNTGNYDAAE; this is encoded by the coding sequence ATTTATTCAAGCCCAACAATAGGCAGTGATGGAACTATATATGTGGGATCATTGGATAGTTATCTCTATGCTATAAACCCAGATGGTTCACTCAAATGGAAGTATAAGACAGACGATGGGATTGCTTCAAGCCCAGCGATAGGCAGTGATGGAACTATATATGTGGGATCATTGGATAGTTATCTCTATGCGATAAACCCAGATGGTTCACTCAAATGGAAGTATGAAACTGGCTCTGGGATTGATTTCTCAAGTCCAGCGATAGGCAGTGATGGAACTATATATGTGGGATCAAGGGATAATTATCTCTATGCTATAAACCCAGATGGTTCAGTCAAATGGAGGTATAAGACAGAAGATGGGATTGCTTCAAGCCCAGCGATAGGCAGTGATGGAACTATATATGTGGGATCATATGATAGTTATCTCTATGCGATAAACCCAGATGGTTCACTCCAATGGAAGTATAAGACAGACGATGGGATTATTTCAAACCCAGCGATAGGCAGTGATGGAACTATATATGTGGGATCAGGGGATAATTATCTCTATGCAATAAACCCAAATGGTTCACTCAAATGGAAGTATAAGACAGACTATTGGATTATTTCAAGTCCAGCGATAGGCAGTGATGGAACTATATATGTGGGATCATATGATAGTTATCTCTATGCGATACAAGGAGAAAGTGAGGGGTTAGCAGACACATCTTGGCCGAAATTTAGAAAGAACAACAGAAATACAGGTAATTATGATGCTGCTGAATAA
- a CDS encoding GntR family transcriptional regulator, which produces MWFSIDFSSHVPVYKQITEKIKMKIAKGELKQGDFLPSVRKLAEDIGVNFNTVSRAYKELSEQGIIEVQRGEGYTVKVENLEDFNNEILIEIKQTLKKALNAGISPDEISKIFEEVVGRDFNDFRS; this is translated from the coding sequence ATGTGGTTTAGTATAGATTTTTCTTCGCATGTTCCCGTATACAAACAAATTACCGAAAAAATTAAGATGAAGATAGCTAAGGGCGAGTTAAAACAAGGAGATTTTTTGCCTTCAGTTAGAAAGCTTGCGGAAGATATAGGTGTAAACTTTAACACTGTTTCAAGGGCTTACAAAGAACTTAGCGAACAAGGAATTATAGAAGTACAGCGTGGAGAAGGTTATACCGTTAAAGTAGAAAACCTTGAAGACTTCAATAATGAAATATTGATAGAAATTAAACAAACATTAAAAAAGGCTTTGAATGCAGGAATATCCCCAGATGAAATTTCAAAAATCTTTGAAGAAGTGGTCGGGAGGGATTTTAATGATTTTAGAAGTTAA
- a CDS encoding ABC transporter ATP-binding protein: MIELINLTKRFGEDIIAVNNINLQIKEGKIFGFLGPNGAGKTTTINMIVGLSKPTSGKVIIDGIDIEKDPVKVKKTIGFVPDEPLLFRKITGIAYLNFICDVFEISLEDRRKRGSWLIKMFKLENVINDPILSYSHGMKQKLALIAALIHEPKNWILDEPIVGLDPESAFILKNLMKKHVSNGNTVFFSTHIMEIAEKICDEIAIIDKGSIVFQGTIEELKHLKGNKSLEQLFLEVTKSESEKVDFSYLD; encoded by the coding sequence TTGATTGAATTGATCAATCTTACAAAACGCTTTGGTGAAGACATCATTGCAGTAAACAATATAAACCTTCAAATCAAAGAAGGGAAAATATTTGGGTTTCTTGGCCCAAATGGTGCAGGAAAAACAACCACCATAAATATGATAGTTGGCCTAAGCAAACCTACTTCAGGAAAAGTAATTATTGATGGAATTGATATTGAAAAAGACCCAGTAAAAGTTAAAAAAACTATTGGATTTGTCCCAGATGAACCTCTCTTATTTAGAAAAATCACTGGTATAGCTTATTTGAACTTTATCTGCGACGTTTTTGAGATCTCTCTTGAAGATAGAAGAAAAAGAGGAAGTTGGTTAATAAAAATGTTTAAGCTTGAGAATGTTATCAACGACCCTATTTTATCCTACTCCCATGGAATGAAACAAAAGTTAGCTTTAATTGCAGCATTAATACACGAACCAAAAAACTGGATCCTTGATGAACCAATTGTTGGGCTTGACCCTGAATCTGCTTTCATCTTAAAAAATTTAATGAAAAAACATGTCTCAAATGGCAATACGGTGTTTTTTTCTACCCATATAATGGAGATCGCAGAAAAAATATGTGATGAAATAGCAATAATAGATAAGGGAAGTATAGTCTTTCAAGGCACTATCGAAGAACTTAAACACTTAAAAGGAAACAAGAGTCTTGAACAATTATTTTTAGAGGTGACAAAGAGTGAAAGTGAAAAAGTTGATTTCTCTTATCTCGATTGA
- the gcvPB gene encoding aminomethyl-transferring glycine dehydrogenase subunit GcvPB yields MKLIFEKSKKGRSAFNLPKSEIEKTNIDIPEHLIRKEPPNLPELYEVDIVRHYNELASLNYSVDRGFYPLGSCTMKYNPIVNEELASLDGFKMIHPYQEEETIQGALELMYELQNFLIEITGMNYITLQPAAGAHGELTGMLIIKKYLEDKNMGYKDEVIIPDSAHGTNPASAAMAGFKVVEVRSNKEGCVDLNTLRDLINNNTAAIMLTNPNTLGIFEKNIKEIAEMAHSKNALLYYDGANLNAVMGKVRPGDNGFDVVHLNLHKTFSTPHGMGGPGSGPIAVKSFLKDYLPRPIVEKNNEGVYYFNYDIPKSIGRVRSFYGNFLVLVKAYSYILSMGKEGLKKASELATLNANYLKNKLSKFLDIAYPSVCKHEFVVKGSSLKQYGVSTLDFAKRLLDYGIHPPTVYFPLIVDEAMMIEPTETESKETLDQIAQIYESVYNEARNNPDILKQAPHKTPVKRLDEVKANKNIKTRYN; encoded by the coding sequence ATGAAATTAATATTCGAAAAGTCAAAGAAAGGAAGGAGTGCTTTTAATCTTCCAAAATCAGAGATAGAAAAAACCAATATCGATATACCCGAACATTTGATTAGAAAAGAACCTCCCAATCTTCCAGAACTTTATGAAGTTGATATTGTAAGGCACTACAATGAATTAGCTTCTCTTAATTATTCTGTAGATAGAGGGTTCTATCCTTTGGGTTCTTGCACAATGAAATATAATCCAATAGTGAATGAAGAATTAGCTTCACTTGATGGTTTTAAAATGATTCATCCATATCAAGAAGAAGAAACTATCCAAGGTGCATTGGAGCTTATGTACGAATTACAAAACTTTTTAATAGAAATTACCGGCATGAATTATATAACCTTGCAACCAGCTGCTGGTGCTCATGGAGAATTAACTGGAATGCTCATAATAAAAAAATACTTAGAAGATAAAAATATGGGCTACAAAGATGAAGTAATTATACCGGACTCTGCTCATGGAACTAACCCAGCGTCTGCTGCTATGGCTGGTTTTAAAGTAGTGGAAGTTAGATCTAATAAAGAAGGATGCGTTGACTTGAATACCCTGAGAGACTTAATAAACAATAATACCGCTGCTATAATGCTTACAAATCCAAATACCTTAGGAATATTTGAAAAGAATATAAAAGAAATTGCAGAAATGGCACATAGCAAAAATGCACTTTTATACTATGATGGAGCTAATTTAAATGCAGTTATGGGAAAAGTTCGTCCGGGAGATAATGGATTTGATGTTGTCCATTTAAACCTCCATAAGACTTTTTCTACTCCACATGGCATGGGAGGTCCCGGAAGCGGTCCTATAGCTGTAAAATCATTTTTAAAGGATTATCTTCCAAGGCCAATTGTTGAAAAGAATAATGAAGGTGTCTATTATTTCAATTATGATATTCCAAAGAGTATTGGGAGAGTTAGAAGTTTTTATGGGAATTTTTTAGTGCTGGTAAAAGCATACAGTTATATTTTGTCTATGGGCAAAGAGGGATTAAAAAAAGCAAGTGAATTGGCAACTCTTAATGCCAATTATTTGAAAAATAAATTATCAAAATTTTTGGATATTGCATATCCAAGTGTATGTAAACATGAATTTGTCGTAAAAGGTTCCTCTTTAAAGCAATACGGAGTAAGTACATTAGATTTTGCAAAAAGACTGTTAGATTATGGAATTCATCCACCAACAGTGTATTTTCCTTTAATAGTTGATGAAGCAATGATGATTGAACCTACAGAAACTGAAAGCAAGGAAACTTTGGATCAAATTGCACAAATATATGAAAGTGTGTATAACGAAGCTCGAAACAATCCTGACATTTTAAAGCAAGCTCCTCATAAAACGCCAGTTAAAAGGCTTGATGAGGTAAAAGCTAATAAAAATATTAAAACCAGATACAATTAG
- a CDS encoding PQQ-binding-like beta-propeller repeat protein translates to MGKRRILLFSIVVSVLFLLVGCIPSETNTNNPRDSLKWRYKTDSWIASSPAIGSDGTIYVGSFDNYLYAIQGESEGLADTSWPKFRKNNRNTGNYDAAE, encoded by the coding sequence ATGGGAAAAAGGCGAATACTTTTATTTAGTATAGTAGTATCTGTTCTTTTTTTACTTGTAGGATGTATACCTTCTGAAACGAATACTAACAATCCACGTGATTCACTCAAATGGAGGTATAAGACAGACTCTTGGATTGCTTCAAGCCCAGCGATAGGCAGTGATGGAACTATATATGTGGGATCATTTGATAATTATCTCTATGCGATACAAGGAGAAAGTGAGGGGTTAGCAGACACATCTTGGCCGAAATTTAGAAAGAACAACAGAAATACAGGTAATTATGATGCTGCTGAATAA
- a CDS encoding ABC transporter permease subunit — translation MKKEFLDIRLKVIIIFALMIGIFFTFAPFQDFTVSMFSEELPSVEKYLGDNFVENLKDWNFYITSQWFGKNFGQFVPIISIILAFSLFSREYERATIEFLVARLPRRKIFINKLLVSIITLLIIMFTLSILPSIYSIITAKDFNHSLIFKFMIPVLTGGFFWYSVTLLFSVLFNAQIKSLFASAILLTITTTLGFIKPLGFMNTYKYILGSELFHDGVNWIYTIILLLIGVVCIFFAYYTFEKKEI, via the coding sequence ATGAAAAAAGAATTCTTAGATATACGTCTAAAAGTAATTATAATCTTCGCCCTAATGATAGGAATATTTTTTACTTTTGCACCATTCCAAGATTTCACAGTGAGCATGTTTTCAGAAGAACTGCCTTCTGTTGAAAAATATCTTGGAGATAATTTTGTCGAAAACTTAAAAGATTGGAATTTTTACATAACATCACAATGGTTTGGAAAGAATTTTGGCCAGTTTGTACCTATAATCTCAATTATTTTAGCTTTTTCTCTTTTTTCTCGTGAATATGAACGCGCAACCATAGAATTTTTAGTTGCAAGATTGCCCAGAAGAAAAATATTTATTAATAAATTATTGGTAAGTATAATAACTTTATTGATAATAATGTTTACACTATCGATTTTACCTTCAATATACTCTATAATAACGGCAAAAGATTTCAACCATAGCTTGATCTTTAAATTTATGATTCCTGTTTTAACAGGGGGATTCTTTTGGTACAGTGTTACCCTATTATTTAGTGTATTATTCAACGCACAAATAAAATCTTTATTCGCAAGTGCTATATTATTAACAATAACAACAACTTTAGGTTTCATAAAACCTCTTGGTTTTATGAATACCTATAAATATATCTTAGGATCCGAACTTTTTCATGATGGAGTTAATTGGATATATACGATTATACTTTTACTAATTGGAGTTGTTTGTATATTCTTTGCTTATTATACATTTGAGAAAAAGGAGATATAA
- a CDS encoding PQQ-binding-like beta-propeller repeat protein: MKSKVKKSILFLIVSCLSIFSIAFAINVSAMTNNPPSWQRIPDQNIKVGERVSINLLNYASDPDGEQLTFEIITGEGNISGSTYTYSGESEGRERVTIRAKDTKGAYTNTSFVINVSSGNQSGSLKWRYETGSGIDLSSPAIGSDGTIYVGSVDNYLYAINPDGSLKWKYKTDYWITSSPAIGSDGTIYVGSLDSYLYTINPDGSLKWKYKTDDGITSSPAIGSDGTIYVGSLDSYLYTINPDGSLQWKYKTDYWIFSSPAIGSDGTIYVGSYDSYLYAINPDGSLKWRYKTDYWIASSPAMGSDGTIYVGSGDYYLYAINPDGSLQWKYKTDDEISSSPAIGSDGTIYVGSEDNYLYAINPNGSLKWKYKTEDGISSSPVIGSDGTIYVGSEDNYLYAINPDGSLKWKYKTDDWISSSPAIGSDGTIYVGSYDSYLYAINPDGSLKWKYKTDYWITSSPAIGSDGTIYVGSGDSYLYAIQGESEGLADTSWPKFRNNNRNTGAINVSAMTNNPPSWQRIPDQNIKVGERVSINLLNYASDPDGEQLTFEIITGEGNISGST; this comes from the coding sequence GTGAAGAGTAAGGTCAAAAAAAGTATTTTATTTTTAATTGTTTCTTGTCTAAGTATTTTTTCTATTGCTTTTGCAATTAATGTTAGTGCTATGACTAACAATCCACCATCATGGCAAAGAATACCAGATCAAAATATAAAAGTAGGAGAAAGAGTAAGTATAAACCTATTAAATTACGCAAGTGATCCAGATGGAGAACAATTAACATTTGAAATAATCACAGGTGAAGGGAATATAAGTGGAAGTACATACACATACAGTGGAGAATCAGAAGGAAGAGAAAGAGTAACAATAAGGGCAAAAGATACAAAGGGAGCATATACTAATACATCATTTGTAATTAATGTTAGTTCTGGAAATCAAAGTGGTTCGCTCAAATGGAGGTATGAAACTGGCTCTGGGATTGATTTATCAAGCCCAGCGATAGGCAGTGATGGAACTATATATGTGGGATCAGTGGATAATTATCTCTATGCGATAAACCCAGATGGTTCACTCAAATGGAAGTATAAGACAGACTATTGGATTACTTCAAGCCCAGCGATAGGCAGTGATGGAACTATATATGTGGGATCATTGGATAGTTATCTCTATACTATAAACCCGGATGGTTCACTCAAATGGAAGTATAAGACAGACGATGGGATTACTTCAAGCCCAGCGATAGGCAGTGATGGAACTATATATGTGGGATCATTGGATAGTTATCTCTATACTATAAACCCGGATGGTTCACTCCAATGGAAGTATAAGACAGACTATTGGATTTTCTCAAGCCCAGCGATAGGCAGTGATGGAACTATATATGTGGGATCATATGATAGTTATCTCTATGCGATAAACCCAGATGGTTCACTCAAATGGAGGTATAAGACAGACTATTGGATTGCTTCAAGCCCAGCGATGGGTAGTGATGGAACTATATATGTGGGATCAGGGGATTATTATCTCTATGCGATAAACCCAGATGGTTCACTCCAATGGAAGTATAAGACAGACGATGAGATTTCTTCAAGCCCAGCAATAGGGAGTGATGGAACTATATATGTGGGATCAGAGGATAATTATCTCTATGCAATAAACCCAAATGGTTCACTCAAATGGAAGTATAAGACAGAAGATGGGATTTCTTCAAGCCCAGTAATAGGGAGTGATGGAACTATATATGTGGGATCAGAGGATAATTATCTCTATGCAATAAACCCAGATGGTTCACTCAAATGGAAGTATAAGACAGACGATTGGATTTCTTCAAGTCCAGCGATAGGTAGTGATGGAACTATATATGTGGGATCATATGATAGTTATCTCTATGCGATAAACCCAGATGGTTCACTCAAATGGAAGTATAAGACAGACTATTGGATTACTTCAAGCCCAGCGATAGGCAGTGATGGAACTATATATGTGGGATCAGGGGATAGTTATCTCTATGCGATACAAGGAGAAAGTGAGGGGTTAGCAGACACATCTTGGCCAAAATTTAGAAATAACAACAGAAATACAGGTGCAATTAATGTTAGCGCTATGACTAACAATCCACCATCATGGCAAAGAATACCAGATCAAAATATAAAAGTAGGAGAAAGAGTAAGTATAAACCTATTAAATTATGCAAGTGATCCAGATGGAGAACAATTAACATTTGAAATAATTACAGGTGAAGGGAATATAAGTGGAAGTACA
- a CDS encoding S9 family peptidase has product MKKLILIALSMILVPMFIFSETYTYYVYQNNVEIGNISVEFDPHSYIGKTTTVLQVGPNTVKYVGQTKYDNAWTFKEYSLDIYVDSQKQVSLKSSYDGQKIKNDFNGITLKTYEVKDAIILDNNLILDHIFAIYYKQLTDGTYTSFVPQLVLNQLTWNYAVLNIEIKSTDNENFVISSSGVDQYITFKNDRLTKLEIPSQLIEVTEIKKEVKEKSYIEKDITFPSFDGFELNGSLMFPNEIQNNKKMPPIVLVHGSGANDRNETIGYMSPFLQLSEGLVNNGYIVLKYDKRNFTMMKNNQDTSNIMPIDFIKDAQAAIKYLKTIPEVDSDKIIVIGHSEGASFLPYIVKDEKVAAAVALSPGLIEITDLMVYQIEYQINYLKKFNFDNSQNATIALLENLLVQLKEVNNDMKNGKIDPDKVYLDYYKGSYLIQWSELTKNTVEEFISMEVPLLIINGTQDLKTPYELLTEKENQLKQKKNLEIVYIENMGHELYRSYTGVFEDAVIDQILNWLKKVL; this is encoded by the coding sequence ATGAAAAAACTCATATTAATTGCATTATCCATGATTCTTGTACCAATGTTCATATTTTCTGAAACTTACACCTACTATGTCTACCAAAATAATGTTGAAATTGGAAATATCTCTGTAGAGTTCGATCCCCATTCTTATATAGGCAAAACCACAACGGTTTTACAAGTAGGACCCAATACGGTAAAATACGTTGGACAAACTAAATACGACAACGCTTGGACCTTTAAAGAATACAGCTTGGATATTTATGTGGACAGCCAAAAACAAGTAAGCTTAAAAAGCAGTTATGACGGACAAAAGATAAAAAACGATTTCAACGGTATAACCTTAAAAACTTATGAAGTAAAAGATGCAATTATTTTAGATAACAACCTAATTTTAGATCATATTTTTGCAATATATTATAAACAATTAACAGATGGAACATACACCTCTTTTGTTCCTCAACTCGTTTTGAATCAATTAACGTGGAATTATGCAGTTTTAAATATAGAGATTAAATCTACAGACAATGAAAACTTTGTTATCTCATCTTCAGGTGTAGATCAATATATTACTTTTAAAAACGATAGACTTACAAAGCTTGAAATCCCATCTCAACTGATTGAAGTAACAGAAATTAAGAAAGAAGTTAAAGAAAAAAGTTACATTGAAAAAGACATAACTTTTCCAAGTTTTGACGGATTTGAATTAAATGGTTCGCTGATGTTCCCAAATGAAATCCAAAACAATAAAAAAATGCCCCCTATTGTGTTAGTACATGGATCTGGAGCAAACGATAGAAACGAAACCATAGGTTACATGTCTCCGTTTCTACAGCTTTCTGAGGGGCTAGTAAATAACGGCTATATCGTACTAAAATACGATAAACGAAACTTTACTATGATGAAAAACAACCAAGATACGTCAAACATTATGCCAATTGATTTTATAAAAGATGCACAGGCTGCTATAAAGTACCTAAAAACAATCCCAGAGGTAGACTCCGACAAGATAATCGTTATAGGGCATAGTGAGGGTGCTTCTTTTTTGCCTTATATTGTAAAAGACGAAAAGGTTGCAGCAGCTGTTGCACTTTCTCCTGGACTAATTGAAATTACAGATCTTATGGTCTACCAAATTGAGTATCAAATCAATTATTTAAAGAAATTCAATTTTGATAATTCACAAAACGCTACAATTGCTCTATTAGAAAACTTATTAGTCCAACTCAAAGAAGTTAATAACGACATGAAAAATGGAAAAATAGACCCCGATAAGGTCTATTTGGATTATTATAAAGGTAGCTATTTAATACAATGGAGTGAATTAACAAAAAACACAGTAGAAGAGTTTATTAGTATGGAAGTACCTCTGCTAATAATAAACGGCACCCAAGATCTAAAAACACCATACGAACTTTTAACAGAAAAAGAAAATCAATTAAAACAGAAAAAGAATTTAGAAATAGTGTATATAGAAAACATGGGTCATGAACTATATCGATCTTATACAGGAGTTTTTGAAGATGCTGTAATAGATCAAATACTGAATTGGCTAAAAAAGGTGCTATAA
- a CDS encoding ABC transporter ATP-binding protein, with product MILEVKDLKKYYDDKLAVDRVNIQVEKSNIFSLLGPNGAGKTTTIKCILGMRKKDSGEIYLNGTYSYLPEKKELYKNLTVQKMLEITPSISNNFSLEKAYNFVEEFEIPLKEKISKLSYGMLTQLYLSIVLSEDVDIYFLDEPTEGLDPLKRLQLFDIIRNLSMKGKTFFYTSHVLSEVEKIADKVAIMVNGQIALMDYLDNIKEEYVACAVDKTTTLNGYLYKQTEEENVYIIEKDKINCNYEAATFDMIFEAIAKNQIRGDKK from the coding sequence ATGATTTTAGAAGTTAAAGATCTCAAAAAATATTACGATGATAAACTTGCTGTAGACAGAGTAAATATACAAGTTGAAAAATCTAATATATTCTCACTTTTAGGTCCAAATGGTGCGGGAAAAACAACTACTATTAAATGTATCTTGGGTATGAGAAAAAAAGATTCTGGAGAAATATATTTAAATGGCACATACTCATATCTTCCTGAAAAAAAAGAACTGTATAAAAACTTAACTGTACAAAAAATGCTTGAAATAACACCTTCGATATCTAATAATTTTTCACTTGAAAAAGCCTACAACTTTGTAGAAGAGTTTGAAATTCCATTAAAAGAAAAGATTTCTAAATTGTCTTATGGAATGCTAACTCAACTTTACTTGTCTATTGTATTATCAGAAGATGTTGATATATATTTCTTAGACGAACCAACAGAGGGATTAGATCCTCTTAAAAGGCTACAATTATTTGACATAATCAGGAATCTTTCCATGAAAGGAAAGACTTTCTTCTATACAAGCCACGTTCTCTCAGAAGTTGAAAAAATTGCTGATAAAGTCGCAATAATGGTTAACGGACAAATTGCTTTGATGGATTATTTAGATAACATAAAAGAAGAATATGTTGCATGTGCTGTTGACAAAACTACAACTTTAAATGGCTATTTATACAAACAGACTGAAGAAGAGAACGTCTATATAATTGAAAAAGACAAGATAAATTGCAATTATGAAGCAGCAACTTTTGACATGATATTTGAAGCCATCGCAAAAAATCAAATTAGGGGTGATAAAAAATGA